The proteins below come from a single Xiphophorus hellerii strain 12219 chromosome 14, Xiphophorus_hellerii-4.1, whole genome shotgun sequence genomic window:
- the LOC116732092 gene encoding E3 ubiquitin/ISG15 ligase TRIM25-like — translation MAQRGVQQEKISCSICLDLLKDPVTIPCGHSYCMNCIKDCWDGEDQMGIYNCPQCRKTFRQRPVLIKNIMLTELVEDLKKTGLKAAPADHCYAGPDDVACDVCTGRKMKAVKSCLTCSASYCGDHLQPHYYTPPLKKHKLVNPSQKLQENICSCHNRVLEIFCRTDQQCICYLCTMDEHKDHETVSAAAERAEKQKKLQESRQQIHQRIQDQEKDVKLLQQEVEAINVSADKAVEDSEKIFTELIRLLQERSSDVKQQIRSQQETEVSRVKDVQEKLEQEITELKRKDAELEQLSHTE, via the coding sequence ATGGCTCAGAGAGGAGTCCAGCAGGAGAAAATCTCTTGTTCCATCTGTTtggatctactgaaggatccgGTGACTATTCCTTGTGGACACAGTtactgtatgaactgtattaaaGACTGCTGGGATGGAGAAGATCAGATGGGAATCTACAACTGTCCTCAATGCAGGAAAACCTTCAGGCAGAGACCTGTCCTAATAAAAAACATCATGTTAACCGAGTTGGTGGAAGATTTGAAGAAGACTGGACTAAAAGCTGCTCCAGCTGATCACTGCTATGCTGGACCTGATGATGTGGCCTGTGATGTCTGCACTGGGAGGAAGATGAAAGCTGTCAAGTCCTGCTTAACGTGTTCAGCTTCTTACTGTGGGGATCACCTCCAACCTCACTATTATACTCcaccattaaaaaaacacaagctggtGAATCCATCCCAGAAGCTgcaggagaacatctgctcttGTCATAATAGGGTGTTGGAGATCTTCTGTCGTACTGATCAGCAGTGTATCTGTTATCTCTGCActatggatgaacataaagACCATGAAAcagtttcagctgcagcagaaagggctgagaagcagaagaagctcCAGGAGAGTCGACAACAAATCCATCAGAGAATCCAGGAccaagagaaagatgtgaagctgcttcaacaggaggtggaggccatcaatgtctctgctgataaagcagtggaggacagtgagaagatcttcactgagctgatccgtctcctccaggaaagaagctctgatgtgaagcagcagatcagatcccagcaggaaactgaagtgagtcgagtcaaagatgttcaggagaagctggagcaggagatcactgagctgaagaggaaagacgctgagctggagcagctctcacacacagag